GGTTGACGGTGCAAAGCCCTGCTGAAATCGACCTGGCGATCAGCGCTCAAATCGACGCCGACGTTTACAACCAAGACGCCAACTACGACGAACAGTTCTGGCAAGTCCTAGACCGAAAAGCAAGCGGTAAGGGCGCCCTGCTGGTTTCCCAAACCAAGGCAAACGACTTTGGCACCCCGCAGTTTACGGTTGCCATGCAAACCAGCGTCAAGACCGACCTTCCCCACGTTGGCGACGCCGTGGAAGCCAAGCAGGTTGCTAACCACTTCGCCGGCCACGTGGCCGCTGGGCAAAGCGTCACCCTGGAAAAGCGGACGATCGTGACCACCTCACGAGACTATGCCGACCAAGCGGAACTGGTGGCGGCGGCCCAGGACTTAGTTTCCCAAGTCGACCAGGTTAGCTACGACGACCTGGTGGCCGCCCACGTCAGTCAATGGGCCCAGCGCTGGGCCAAGTCCGACGTGGTGATCGAAGGCGATGACGAGGCCCAACAGGGGATCCGCTTCAACCTCTTCCAGCTTTTCTCAACCTACTACGGCAACGACAGCCGTTTAAACATCTCGCCAAAGGGCTTCACCGGCGAAAAGTACGGCGGGGCCACTTACTGGGACACCGAGGCGTACTGCCTGCCGGTATACCTTGGGGTGGCCGACCCGCAAGTCGCCAAGAACCTCTTGTACTACCGTTACCACCAGCTACCGGGCGCTTACGTTAACGCCAAGGAGCAGGGGTTAAAGGGGGCCCTGTTCCCGATGGTGACCTTCAACGGGATCGAGTGCCACAACGAGTGGGAGATCACCTTTGAAGAACTTCACCGTAACGGCGATATTGCCTACGCCATTTATAACTACACCCGCTACACCGGCGATACCTCCTACGTCTTGCACGAAGGGGCCAAGGTCCTGGTTGAAACGGCACGCTTTTGGGCCGACCGGGTCCACTACTCCCAGCGCAAGAACAAGTACCTACTCCACGGGGTGACCGGGCCCAACGAGTACGACAACAACGTTAACAACGACTGGTACACCAACCTCTTGTGCCAGTGGAGCCTCCAATACACCCTGGAAATCTTGGACCAAGTCGATGAGGACGTCTTAAAGGACCTGGCGGTGACCGAAGACGAACGGCGGCTCTTTAAGGCGATCGCCGACAACATGTACCTGCCAGAGGACGCCGACAAGGGGATCTTCCCGGAAAACGACGCCTTCTTGGACAAGGATTTGGTGCCGGTTGCCCAAATCCCTAGCGACCAGCTGCCGCTCAACCAACACTGGTCTTGGGATAAGATCCTGCGCTCACCTTACGTCAAGCAAGGGGACGTCATCCAGGGGATCTGGGACTTTATCGACGACTTTACGCCGGAACAAAAGCGGAAAAACTTCGACTTTTACGAGCAGTTCACGGTGCACGAATCGAGCCTGTCGCCGTCGGTTTACTCGATCGTGGCCGCCGACCTGGGCGACGAGGATAAGGCCGTTGAGCTCTACCAACGCTCGGCGCGGCTGGACCTGGATAATTACAACAACGACACCGACGACGGTTTACACATCACCTCGATGACCGGAGCCTGGTTGGACATTGTCCAGGGCTTTGCCGGGATGCGGATTAGAGACGGGCGCTTGCATTACGCCCCGTTCTTACCGAAGAACTGGACGGCCTACCAATTCAACCAGGTCTTCCGTGGCCGCACGATTCAGGTACGGGTGGACGCTGACGGCACCCACTTGCAACTGCTGAGCGGGGAACCGTTAAAAGTCGAATTGGGTGACCAATTAACCGAATTAAAGTAGCGGCGCCCCTCCTTTTTTCCCAGGAATTTACCGGGGGGAAGGCCAATAAACCGGACTTTAAGGCCTCCGAAGTGGCTATTTCCCAGGAAATCACTTGACCGGCGCCCGTACAATGAAAGTAACCACGAACAAAGGAGATTTTCGCCATGAACTTTGCAGATATTGCCGGCTTTGCCTTTGACTTAGACGGGGTGATCGCCGACACCGCCCGCTTTCACACCCAGGCCTGGCACGAACTGGCCGACCAGGTCCAGACGCCCTGGACGCCGGAACTGGAGGCGAGCCTCAAGGGAGTTGGCCGGATGGATTCCTTGGAGCTGATCCTAAAGGCAGGCGGCCACCAGGGTGAGTACAGTCAGGAAGAAAAGGTCGCCCTGGCCACCAGCAAGAACGACCGCTACCAAGAGCTAGTCAAGACCCTGACGCCGTCAGACGCCCTGCCGGGGATGCCGGCCTTCTTAGCCGAACTCCAGGCCGCCGGCTACCGGCTGGTCTTAGCTTCGGCTTCCAAGAACGCGCCGACGGTCCTCAAGTACCTGCAGTTAGAAGACGTCTTTGAAGGGGTGGTCGACCCCGCTAGCGTCGCCCACGGCAAGCCGGCGCCCGATATCTATTTGGCCGCCGCCGAGATGTTAGACCTTGCCCCCGCCCAGGTTGCCGGCGTGGAAGACGCCCAGGCCGGGGTTGCCGCCATTAACGCGGCCGGCGAGCTGTCGATCGGAATTGGACCGGCCAGCGACCTCAAGGAAGCGGCGGCCCGCTTTGATCGTACCGACCAGGTTAGCTTGGCTAAGCTGAAGGAACGGTTGAGTTAAAAGCCTGATCTTACGTAAAAAGCCAACCACTTTGCATGATCAATTGCGAAGTGGTTGGCTTTTATTCGTCTGCTAGCCCCATTTAGTTGCGGCGCAGTAGCTTGTTAGTTAAGTATTTGAGGGGTGTCTCCGAGCGGTAAGTGAAGATGTTGTTGACGTAGGTGCGTTGAGCGAAGAGGTACATCAAGACGGCGCTCAGGAGGGAAATGGCCACCGCTTACGTTGAGGCGTCGCAGCCACCCGGGAAGTTCCTGGGTGACTTTGGTAGTCGGGTAATTGTGCAGGTTAGCGAAGTAGGTCACCTGATCTTTAATGGTCATGTCCATGTACAATCCCCGTTCCTCGGGCAAAAAGCCCAATCGGTTAAGGAGAGACTCGCTGATGGGCTAACCGTCAAAGGTGATGGTACCCGTATCCGGCGTCAGAAAATTTAGCAGCATCTTGAAGGTGGTGGATTTACCAGCCCCGTTTTGGCCCACTAAGCCAAGGGCTTCCCCGCGGTTAACGTGAAAACTAAGGTCGTTGACGGCGGTCAAATCACCAAAGGACTTGGAGACCTGGGTTACTGTTAGCATGTTACCCCCTCCTAATAGACAATAGTTATTAAATTATAACAAAAAACTCTTTATTAGCGAGATATGACGGAGATTTGTCTAATTTGCTAATCCGTGGGTATAAAAAAGAGGCTCGGGGAAAGATGTTTTCTCTGGGTCTCTACATTCGATTAGTTAGTTCAATTTCACCGGCGCCCAAACGTCGGCGGTGTCAAAGACGAGCGGGGTGGCTCGCTTTAACAAGTCGTCAGTCAGCTTTACCGAGGTCACCTGGGCCTGGTGGTAGGACTGGAAGTAGTAGGTGCGGTCCTCAGCAACGGTGGCCGCCCGGTACACCGAGAAGGTTGGCCGGTGGGCCTTACTCTTGGGGACGGTGACCGAATCGAGCAGGTGCCAGGTGGTGGCCAGCGCCTCGTCTTTTGATGCCGGTTGGTCGGCCAGTTCTTTCATGTAGGCGGCCCGGACGTAGCGCCCCTTGGGGGTGTAGGCACCGGGTGGCGTCTTCTTGCCCGAGAGCTTACCGGTGGTGACGTGAAAGGTGTTCGGCGCCAGGGTACCGTTCAAAAAGTCCGGGGTGAAGTCTAGGTAGTCCTGCAGGCGTTCCAGCTGGTGGTCGAACTTGGGCATGTTGGTCATGATCCCGAGCGGGTTATCGATCAGCTTGAGCGGGTGCTCGCTGGGTTCAATGACCACGCAACGCCCGGTGGGGTCGGACAAGACAAAGTGTTGCTCGGAGTAGCCAAAGGGCACGTCGGCGTTGACGTCGCTCATTAGTTCGATTTGATCCAGGTGCGCCGCGACGTCAGCCACCGATTTAAAGTGGCCTAGCAAGTAAAAGATTAGCTCAAAGGCGGCCAATTGGACCTTGTCGGGGTGACGCTCGTCAACCAGGCGGGCGCCGTTTTTAAAGGTCAGCTTTTGGGCCATCAAGCCAAACTCGTTGACCCCGTCGGAAACGTCGGTTCGCCGCTCGGTGATCGAGCCACCACCAATGATGGCGTAGGGATTTTCGTGGACCCGGTGGTCAAAGACCGAGGCCCACTGGTAGTGACGGGGGGTGAAGATGGGCGACACTAAGAGGTCGTCCCAGTCCATTGTCCGCCCCAAGACGTGGTAGCCGTCCTGGGTAATGACGTTGATGCTCGTGCACATACTAATCTCACCTTCCTGCAAGCGTTTACTAATATTATAAGGGTGGCGCCAGATTTAGTAAAAATACTTGTTCAAGAAGGCCTGGATGTGGGCGCGGTAGGCCGTTGGGTCAAGCCAAAAGCTCTCGGCGTGGCTAGCGTGGTCGACGATCCAGAGTTCCTTGGGGGCGTCGGTGGCCTGGTAATTTTCCAGCGCCATGCTGGCCGGGACGTAGGTGTCCTTTTCGCCGTGGATAAAGAAGATCGGCCGGTGGTTTTTCTTGAGTTGCTCGGTCGAGGAGATGTCACCTAGGTAGTAGCCGAGACGGTGGCGGTTGATCGTCGACACCAGCGGGTAGATCGGGTACTCGGGTAGGTGGAACTGACGCTTGAGCAGGTAGGTCAGCTCTTCGTGAATCGAGGCGTAGCCGCAGTCGGCAATGATCGCTTTGACCTGGGGCGGCAAGTCTTCACCGCTCAGCATCTCGACCGTCGCCCCGCCCATTGAGACCCCGAATAAGAGGAGCTTAGTTTGGGCGCCGAGCCGTTTAATGAGCCGGTTTAGCCAGGTCAGGTAATCGAGCCGGTCGAGCCAGCCAAAGGAGATGTACTTGCCAGCGGATTGACCGTGGCCGCGGTCGTCGGGTAATAAGACGTTAAAGCCCAGCTCGTGAAACATCTTAGTATAATTCGCCATCGTTTCGCCGTTGCCCTTGTAACCGTGGGAAATGATGACTGCCTTGGTACTGTCGTCAGCCGGGATGAAGTAGGCCGACATCTGGTCGTCGCCGTCATCGGTCGACCAGGTCCAGTGCTCTTTTTCAACCTTTTTGAACCAGTCAACGTAGCGCCAGTACTGGGCGGCGTACTTTTGCTTGTCCGCCGAGGTTTCCGGTACGTAATCGACCCGTTTGAAGGCGAAGTTAAAGAGGTACTCGGCCGTCAGGTAGGAAAGGCCGAGCGTCCCGGCGGCCACGCTAGCTAAGAGCCGTCGTTTCTTTGCTTGTTGCATTGATACTATCCCCTTATTTATTAATAAGGTTATTTAACGCCCTGAGGTGGGGAAAGGCAAGCAAAACAGAGTGGTAAATAACCCACTCGGCAGGCCGTATGACTAAGCTAGGGCGAACGGTTGGTACGGAACGCACCGTTCTTCGCCCGTACTTAGACACTAGGCCTGCGGTTATTTACCAGGTTTTCTGTCTAAAATTCGTGACTACATTAAAAGGCCGGGAAACACGGAGTTATTTCCCGGCCTTATTTTAGATATAATATGGCGCCCAACGGCCTGCTTTGATGGTTGGGCCGCACTTCCTAGTTCGCTACTTCATGTTCCGATGGTTGCCCATTTAGGATCGTAATGACGTCATCTAAGGAGATGTCAACCATGTTTTGGACGGCGATGTTAGTGAAAAAGGCGATGTGCGGGGTCAAAATCACGTTGTCCATGGCGTGGAGCTCCTCAACTAGTGGCTCACCCTTCAGGCCGTCCTGTCGGTGGTCGGCGTTAAAGATTGGCCCTTCACCCTCCACGGTGTCCAGGGCGGCAAAGGCGAGCGGACCGTCCTTTAAGGCGTTAATTAGGTCGGCGGTGTTGACGACCGGTCCCCGGCTGGCGTTGACTAGGCTAGCGCCCGGCTTCATTTGGTCAAACTCGGCCTTGGTTAAGAGACCCTCAGAAGTTGGGTTCAAATCCACGTGGAGGGAAACGACGTCACTTTGCCGGAGGAGTTCCTCTTTAGAAACATATTCGACAATCCCTTCCATTTCCTCGCGGGGCTTGAGGTCGTAACCGAGCACGCGGGCGTTTAGGGCGTGTAAGAGGGTGGCGAGGGTCCCCCCAATTCGGCCGACCCCGATGATGCCGACTGTTACCGAGTGGATTTCCTTGGCTTGCAGTCCCGGCCAACGGTAGTCGTTTTCGGCGACCCGGCGGTCAACCTCGGGGGTCTTACGTAAGAGGCGGAAGATCTGCATCAGGGCGTGTTCAGCCACCGAGCGGGGGGAGTAGGCGGGCACGTTGGTCACCTTCAGGCCATTTTGCTTGGCAGCCGCGAGGTCCACCATGTCGTAGCCGGCCGTTCGGGTGGCGATTTGCTTGAGCCCGTTGGCCTTGAGGGTCGGGTAGACTTCCTTGCCCAGTGGGTTGCGCTGTTGGATGACCACCCCGTCTACGTCTGCGGTTAGCTCTAGTACCTCTTCGATGGGCTGGGGGCTAGTAACGATCTCAACTTGGTTTCTAGTGGCGTAGTCTTGGATGGCGGCTTGTTCGTCGTCACGAACGCTGGTCATTAAAATCTTAGTCATCTTGGTCTCTCCCTTTTAGTGGCTGGCGACAAAGTCTTGGATACGGCTGGCGGCGAGCTTCAGGTTGTCCATGCTGGTGGCATATGAGAGGCGCAGGTAGCCTTCACCACCGGGGCCAAAGAAGGAACCGGGGATGACGGCGACCGCCCCTTCCTTAGCGAGGGCGGTGGCAAAGGCCTCGTCGTCTTGGCCAAACTTAGTTGGTAGCTTAGCGAAGAGGTAAAAGGCGCCGTTGGGGCTGGCAACCTTAAAACCGGCTTGGCTTAAAGCTTGGAGCATGAAGTCACGCCGTTCTTGGTAGGCTTGTTTCATGGTTAAAGTAGCCTGGCGCCCCTCTTCAGAACCGAAGGCCGGCACGGCGGCGGCCATGGCCGGGTTGGACGGGGAGGTTACTAGCATTGAGTGCACCATCGAAACGACCTTCATTAGCTCCGCCGGCCCGGCCACGAAGCCGATTCGGTAACCAGTCATGGCGTGGGACTTGGAGGCCCCGTTTAAGACCAGGGTTTGGCCCGGTAGGTAGGTGGCAATGGAGGCGTGGTGACCGCTGTAAATCAATTCGGAGTAGATTTCATCGGCGATCACGAAGAGGTCGGTCGGTTCGATAACCGCCGCTAGGTCCTGGAGTTGTGTGGCGTCGTAAGTGACCCCGGTTGGATTGGACGGGTAGTTTAAGAGCAGGGCTTTGACCGGCCCCTCTTTTACGAGCGTCTCCTCTAACAGGGCCGGGGTGAGGACGAAGTCGGTGGCGCTGGTGTCAACCAGGACCGGGGTGGCACCGAGCATTTGGACCACCGTCTCGTAAAGCGGGAAGGTTGGGGTCGGAATGATGACCTTGTCACCGGGGTTTAAAAGCGCCTCGAAGCTGGCGAAGATCGCCTCGGTCGCCCCGACCGTGACCGCAATTTCGGTGGCGGGGTCGTAAGTTAGGTCGTAGCGATCGGAAAGGAAGTGGGCGATTGCCTCGCGCAACACCGCCGTTCCCACGCTGGGTGTGTAGTGGGAGTCGTTACCTTCAATTGCCTGAATGGCGGCGTTTTTGAGGGCGGTCGGAACGTTGAAGTCCGGCTCCCCCAAGGTCAGTTTGACAATTCCTTTGATTGACGAGACTTCCGCGTCAAAGGTCCGGATGTTGGAAGGGGCGATGCTGGTTAAATCATGATTAAAGCGACCACGGAGGGCTGGGTTCATCTTCGGCATGGGTAAGACTTCCTTTCTGAAGACGGGGAAACAAAAAGCGCCCGGGAAAACTCCCGGGCGCTTTGTTCCCATTTGACGGGTCACCGCGCGTGGTTTCCGGGAGTGCTTCCTAGAAACCACCACAACGAAAGCTGGTTCCTAGGCCGAAGCGAAAAAGAACCAAGCCAGATAAGCGTTTCGTTGTGTCGTGGCTGAGCGCATTGGTGAACCCCCTTGTTAAAATAAGTTACCCATATTCTAATCTTTCTCTAATTAAAGTCAAGAAAAACTTTTGGGAAAAATGTGTGTTTCACACTTGTATTATATCGCAAAAGTGGTATACTAAGAATCGTAAAGGAAGTGAGGACCATGCGGATCGATATCAAGGCTTACCTCGATAATAACCACCTGACCATTTACCGGGTGGCTAAAGATTCCGGATACGGCTACACCACTTTACACAAGTCGTTTAACAAGCAGCAAACCAAAGCTACTTCGCTCAACTTGCGCGACCTGGACGCGATTGCCCAGGCCCAGCATAAGCAGATGTGGCAGGTCCTCCGGGAATTGGAGGAGCAGTATTTATTCGATGATGATTAGAATACGTGTAGTCTCAGGGTCGGTGTTTAACGGTGTTTAACATGGGCCCTTTTCTACACGCTCACTTTAAATGACAATCAAGGGGGATTGCATTATGGCACGAATTCCAGTAGATCCATTTAACAACGACATGGACGACTTATTTAACCAACTCATGGGGGGAATGAACGGGTTCAACAGCGACAACCGCCGTTACCTGATTAACGGGCGCGAAGTAACGCCTGAAGAGTACGCCGCCTTTCGCCAGACCGGGAAGCTCCCGGGTGTAACTGACCCAACCCAAGCAAAAACTAAGCAACCACAACCAGACAGCATGCTAGCTAAGCTCGGCCGCAACTTGACGCAAGAAGCCAAGGAAGGCAAGCTCGACCCGGTGATCGGCCGTAACAAGGAGATTCAAGAAACCGCCGAGATTCTGTCACGGCGGACCAAGAACAACCCAGTGTTAGTCGGTGACGCCGGGGTCGGCAAGACGGCGGTGGTGGAGGGCCTAGCCCAAGCCATCGTGGCCGGCGACGTTCCCGCTGCCATCAAGAACAAGCAGATTATTTCGATTGACATTTCCAGCTTGGAGGCCGGGACCCAATACCGGGGCTCCTTTGAAGAGAACATGCAAAAGCTGATCGACGAGGTCAAAAAGGACGGCAACGTGATCCTCTTCTTCGATGAAATTCACCAAATCATCGGGGCCGGAAACGCCGGCGACGCCTCGGGTTCCAAGGGGATGGCCGATATCTTAAAGCCGGCCCTTTCCCGCGGTGAAGTGACCTTAATCGGGGCCACCACCCAAGACGAGTACCGTAACACGATTTTAAAGGACGCCGCTTTATCTCGGCGGTTCAACCAAGTAACGGTTAACGCCCCGAGCAAGGAAGACACTTTCAAGATCCTGCAAGGTTTGCGTAAGCTGTACGAAAAGCACCACAACGTTTCCTTGCCCGACGACGTCTTAAAGGCCGCCATCGATTACTCGGTTCAATACATTCCGCAACGCTCCTTACCTGACAAGGCGATCGACTTGATTGACGTCACGGCCGCTCACCTGGCCTCCAAGCACCCGGTCAAGGACGCCAAGACGATTGAAGAGGAGATCAAAAAGGCCGAGGCCAAGCAACAAGAAGCGGTTGAAAAAGAGGATTACCAAGCCGCCCAAGAGGCCAAGGACCAGGTGGCCAAGTTGCAAGACCAACTCAAGGACCACTCCGAATCCGAACGGGTCGTGGCAACGCCGAGTGACGTGGCCGCCGCCGTTGAACGGATGACCGGGATCCCGGTGTCCAAGATGGGTGCTTCCGATATCGAACGCTTAAAGGGCTTAGCCACCCGTTTGGAAGGCAAGGTTATCGGCCAACAAGAGGCCGTCGAAGCCGTGAGCCGGGCGATCCGGCGTAACCGGGCCGGCTTTGATGAAGGTAACCGGCCAATTGGGAGCTTCCTTTTCGTCGGCCCAACCGGGGTCGGTAAGACCGAATTGGCTAAGCAACTAGCCCTCGATATGTTTGGTTCCACCAACGACATCATCCGGCTCGACATGTCCGAATATACCGACCGGACGGCGGTTTCCAAGTTGATCGGGACCACCGCTGGCTACGTGGGTTACGACGATAACTCCAACACCCTGACCGAAAAGGTACGGCGTCACCCGTACTCGATCGTCTTGCTCGACGAAATCGAAAAGGCCAACCCGCAAGTCATCACCTTGCTCTTGCAAGTCTTAGATGATGGGCGCCTAACCGATGGGCAAGGGAACACGGTGGACTTCAAGAACACCATCATCATCGCCACCTCTAACGCCGGCTTCAGTAGCGACGCCGTGGCGGGCGAGGACGCTAAGTTGATGGACAAGTTGCAACCGTACTTCCGGCCAGAATTCCTGAACCGGTTTAACGCAATCGTGGAATTCCACGCCCTGACCAAGGACGACTTAAAGCAAATCGTCGACCTGATGTTAGCCGGGGTTAACGAAACCTTGGCCAAGAAGGGGATGGACGTCACGGTGACCGATGAAGTGAAGAACTACCTGATTGACAAGGGCTATGACAAGACGATGGGGGCCCGGCCACTGCGGCGGGTGGTGGAACAAGAGATCCGTGACAAGGTGACGGATTACTACCTCGACCACCTGGACGAAAAGCACCTCGTGGCCACCTTAAAGGACGGCCAAGTCGTGATTGAACAAGCAAAGTAAGTGCGGATCAACCTTCTCGACAGGCCGTTGGGCTAAGCTAGGACGGGGGTTGATACGGCACGCATCGTTCTCCGACCGTACTTAGCCACTAGGCCTGTGGTTGGGAGCACGTTAAAAGTAAGTGCGGACCAACCATTTGGCAGGCCGTGGGCTAAGGCTAGGCCTAACATTTGAATAGCTGTAAAAAGAGACTGGAAAAAGTTTTCCAGCCTCTTTTTTTGGTCAGTGAAGTGAATTTCTTGGTTCTCCGGGTCCACTACGTTAAAATAAAGATATTCATAACGTTTGGGGGTGTTGGTGATGGGTTTAACGTGGGACCTGATTAGGTGGGCGCTTTTGGTGATCGTGATCATCAACGAAGTGGCGGCCCTGGTGACCGTTTTCCGGGAAAAACGGGACATCGCCGCTACTTGGGCCTGGCTAATGGTGCTAATGATTCCGGTGATCGGCTTTATCATTTACGCCTTTTTGGGCCGGAAATTACCCCAAAAACGCCTGGAACGGATTAGTTCGCCAACCGCCCAACACCTATACGACGCCTTTGAAGAACAGCGGACCGCCTTTGTGGAGATGCCCCGCCCCGAGGACAGCCTGGTGCAAACCTACCGGCGAACGATCATGCTCTTTCAAAGCATTGATGAGTCCTTTTTGAGCGAGGACAACCAGGTGGAAATCTTCACCACCGGGATTACCTTTTTTAACCGGTTACTAACCGATATTGAGCAAGCCAAACAAAGCATCCACATTGAGTTTTACACCATCTACAACGACCAAATTGGCAACCGCCTACGGACCCTCTTGGAACAAAAGGCGGCCGCGGGTGTAGAGGTGCGGGTGCTGTACGATTCTTGGGGCTCAATGGGGGTGAAGAAGAGCTTTTACGATAACCTACGTAAAAACGGCGGCTTTGCCAGTCCCTTTTTGATGACCCACTCTAATTTCTTAGACTTTCGGTTAAACTACCGCGACCACCGTAAGATCGTCGTTATTGATGGCCAGATTGGTTACGTGGGGGGCTTTAACGTCGGTGATCAGTACCTAGGCCGGCTAAAGAAATTCGGCCCGTGGCGCGACACCCACCTAAGGATTCAAGGGGGCGGGGTTTACAGCCTCCAGCAGTGCTTCTTGCGTGACTGGAACGCCTCGGTCAAGCCGGCCGAGCGCTTGACCCACTTTAAGGACTACTTTCCTTCGGCCGCCCTCAACAAGGGAAAAACGGCGATGCAGATTGTCTCGTCGGGGCCGGATGCCCCCCTGCAGGCCATCAAGCTCGGCTACTTGCGCCTAATCAACGCCGCCCAGGACCATATTTGGATCCAGACGCCCTACCTGATTCCCGATGATTCGGTGATCGACGCCCTACGGATTGCCGCCCACTCCGGGGTGGACGTCCGGATCATGATCCCTTCGATGCCCGACCACGCCTTTGTTTACCGGGCCACCCAGTATTACGCCCGCGCCCTAGCCAACGAAGGGGTGACGATTTATTCTTACCAGGTGGGCTTCTTGCACGCCAAGACAATGACGATCGACGGCAAGATGGCGGCGGTGGGGTCGGCCAACCTCGACTTCCGGTCCTTTCAGCTCAACTTTGAGATCAACGCCTTCTTGTACGACCGGCAGTTAGTTGATGAGCTAGAACAAATCTTCATTAACGACGTCCGTGACAGCCGGGTGATTACCCCGGAGATGTTTGATGCCCAACCACTGGGCCTACGTTTTAAGCAGACCTTCTCGCGGTTGTTGTCGCCGATTTTATAGGGAAGTGTGCCTCAACCATTAAAGCAGGCCGTGGGCTAAGGAAAGACCACAGGTTAGCGCGCCAGCGGTGTTCTGTGGTCAGACTTAGCCACTAGGTTGGATAACTAAAAATGCCTCCCTGTTTCGGGGAGGCATTTTTTAGGTAACCACGCGGTTTAGCACCTATGAGGAGCAAACTCATAATAGAAAGATTGAGAGATTTGAAAATTGACGCACTAAACCACCGAGATGGATTTACTTAGCACTTAATAAGTTCACTAAGTAACAATTTCATTTAACCATGGTCTGTCTAAAAAACAAGGAAAAAACTTGGTAAGTGAGCAACTTAAACGATATTAAGATGAAAAGATAGTACGAGGTGAATGTGATTGAATATAAATTCACAATCGGTCGTCCGCACAACAATGCGAACATTCATTCCCCTTTTTGGCACCCTAGCGTGGTATAATTAGGCAACGATCTGAATGGGGGAATGATAAAAATGGCGACCTTACAATTTGTTTTGGGGAGTGCGTCCTTTGACCACCAGCAAGTGATGCTCGA
The nucleotide sequence above comes from Limosilactobacillus fermentum. Encoded proteins:
- a CDS encoding ATP-dependent Clp protease ATP-binding subunit, with protein sequence MARIPVDPFNNDMDDLFNQLMGGMNGFNSDNRRYLINGREVTPEEYAAFRQTGKLPGVTDPTQAKTKQPQPDSMLAKLGRNLTQEAKEGKLDPVIGRNKEIQETAEILSRRTKNNPVLVGDAGVGKTAVVEGLAQAIVAGDVPAAIKNKQIISIDISSLEAGTQYRGSFEENMQKLIDEVKKDGNVILFFDEIHQIIGAGNAGDASGSKGMADILKPALSRGEVTLIGATTQDEYRNTILKDAALSRRFNQVTVNAPSKEDTFKILQGLRKLYEKHHNVSLPDDVLKAAIDYSVQYIPQRSLPDKAIDLIDVTAAHLASKHPVKDAKTIEEEIKKAEAKQQEAVEKEDYQAAQEAKDQVAKLQDQLKDHSESERVVATPSDVAAAVERMTGIPVSKMGASDIERLKGLATRLEGKVIGQQEAVEAVSRAIRRNRAGFDEGNRPIGSFLFVGPTGVGKTELAKQLALDMFGSTNDIIRLDMSEYTDRTAVSKLIGTTAGYVGYDDNSNTLTEKVRRHPYSIVLLDEIEKANPQVITLLLQVLDDGRLTDGQGNTVDFKNTIIIATSNAGFSSDAVAGEDAKLMDKLQPYFRPEFLNRFNAIVEFHALTKDDLKQIVDLMLAGVNETLAKKGMDVTVTDEVKNYLIDKGYDKTMGARPLRRVVEQEIRDKVTDYYLDHLDEKHLVATLKDGQVVIEQAK
- the cls gene encoding cardiolipin synthase, with product MGLTWDLIRWALLVIVIINEVAALVTVFREKRDIAATWAWLMVLMIPVIGFIIYAFLGRKLPQKRLERISSPTAQHLYDAFEEQRTAFVEMPRPEDSLVQTYRRTIMLFQSIDESFLSEDNQVEIFTTGITFFNRLLTDIEQAKQSIHIEFYTIYNDQIGNRLRTLLEQKAAAGVEVRVLYDSWGSMGVKKSFYDNLRKNGGFASPFLMTHSNFLDFRLNYRDHRKIVVIDGQIGYVGGFNVGDQYLGRLKKFGPWRDTHLRIQGGGVYSLQQCFLRDWNASVKPAERLTHFKDYFPSAALNKGKTAMQIVSSGPDAPLQAIKLGYLRLINAAQDHIWIQTPYLIPDDSVIDALRIAAHSGVDVRIMIPSMPDHAFVYRATQYYARALANEGVTIYSYQVGFLHAKTMTIDGKMAAVGSANLDFRSFQLNFEINAFLYDRQLVDELEQIFINDVRDSRVITPEMFDAQPLGLRFKQTFSRLLSPIL